In the Bradyrhizobium guangzhouense genome, one interval contains:
- a CDS encoding SDR family oxidoreductase — protein sequence MPKRNATAAVIGAGDFIGAEIAKKFAAEGFSIYAGRRNGDKLAPLVKDIEAAGGEIHARSLDARKEEEVISFLDDADKHAPLEVCIFNVGANVNFPVLDTTERVFRKVWEMACYSGFLAGREAARLMLPRGGGNIFFTGATASLRGGSGFAAFASAKFGLRAVAQAMARELGPKNIHVAHLIIDSGVDTEWVRQRRLEALGPNALDNPDLLMPPSAVADAYWQLYQQPKSAWTFEMEIRPFGEKW from the coding sequence TTGCCCAAGCGAAATGCGACCGCGGCCGTGATCGGGGCCGGCGATTTCATCGGCGCCGAGATTGCCAAGAAATTCGCCGCCGAAGGCTTCTCGATCTACGCAGGCCGCCGCAACGGCGACAAGCTCGCGCCGCTGGTGAAGGACATCGAAGCCGCCGGTGGCGAGATCCACGCGCGCTCGCTGGATGCGCGCAAGGAGGAGGAGGTCATCTCCTTCCTCGACGATGCCGACAAACACGCGCCGCTGGAGGTCTGCATCTTCAATGTCGGCGCCAACGTCAATTTCCCTGTTCTCGACACCACTGAGCGCGTGTTCAGGAAAGTCTGGGAGATGGCCTGCTATTCCGGTTTCCTCGCCGGCCGCGAAGCGGCGCGGTTGATGCTGCCGCGTGGTGGCGGCAACATCTTCTTCACCGGCGCGACGGCGAGCTTGCGCGGCGGCAGCGGCTTTGCCGCCTTTGCCAGTGCCAAGTTTGGCCTGCGCGCCGTGGCGCAGGCGATGGCGCGCGAGCTCGGGCCGAAGAATATTCACGTTGCCCATCTCATCATCGATTCCGGCGTCGACACCGAGTGGGTGCGGCAGCGCCGGCTCGAGGCGCTCGGGCCGAACGCGCTCGACAACCCCGATCTGCTGATGCCGCCGTCGGCCGTCGCCGATGCCTATTGGCAGCTCTACCAGCAGCCCAAGAGCGCCTGGACCTTCGAGATGGAGATACGTCCGTTCGGCGAGAAATGGTGA
- a CDS encoding IS4 family transposase, whose product MRHQNSVFHSLTKQIPWSKFEQVVEKYGADRLVRKLTTKRHFIALLYGQLSGSTSLREIVTGMASHETRLYHVGAAPVKRSTMSDANSQRPWQVFSELFAQMLPQAHRGLRRATADAVRLIDSTSIRLSSLSESWATFSADVFGAKAHIVYDPNADRPVYFAVTPANVNDITAAKAMPIELGATYVYDLGYYDYGWWAKLDEAGCRFVTRLKKNTPLDVIRENHVSKNSNIVSDRIGHLPARLANSRKNPLQVPVREICVVIESGKQLRIVTNDLDASAEEIAELYKQRWQIELFFRWVKQTLRIRHFIGVSENAVRIQIAIALIAFLLLRMAQLAQKAVHSPLEFARLVRTNLMHRRPINNLLEPLQSVPINQNQLNLGLYFQ is encoded by the coding sequence ATGCGGCATCAGAATAGCGTATTTCACAGTCTAACGAAGCAAATCCCTTGGTCTAAGTTCGAACAGGTCGTGGAGAAGTACGGGGCCGATCGATTGGTGCGCAAGTTGACGACGAAGCGCCACTTTATTGCACTGCTGTATGGGCAATTGAGCGGCTCGACGAGCCTGCGGGAGATCGTGACTGGGATGGCAAGCCACGAGACGCGGCTTTATCACGTGGGGGCGGCGCCGGTGAAGCGCTCGACGATGTCGGACGCCAACTCGCAGCGACCTTGGCAGGTGTTCAGCGAGCTGTTCGCACAGATGCTGCCGCAGGCGCATCGCGGGCTGCGGCGGGCAACCGCGGATGCGGTCCGCCTGATTGATTCTACCAGTATTAGGCTCTCCAGCCTGAGCGAGAGCTGGGCGACATTTTCGGCCGATGTGTTCGGGGCCAAGGCGCATATCGTCTACGATCCGAATGCCGATCGGCCGGTTTACTTTGCGGTGACGCCAGCCAACGTCAACGACATCACGGCTGCGAAGGCCATGCCGATTGAGCTGGGCGCAACCTACGTCTACGACCTCGGTTACTACGATTATGGCTGGTGGGCGAAGCTCGATGAGGCCGGCTGCCGCTTCGTGACGCGGTTGAAGAAGAACACTCCGCTCGACGTGATAAGGGAGAACCACGTCTCCAAGAACAGCAATATTGTGAGCGACCGGATCGGTCACTTGCCGGCCCGCCTCGCCAACAGCCGCAAGAATCCGCTGCAAGTTCCGGTCAGGGAGATCTGCGTCGTCATTGAGAGCGGCAAGCAGTTGCGTATCGTGACCAATGATCTCGACGCGTCGGCAGAAGAGATCGCCGAGCTCTACAAACAGCGCTGGCAGATCGAATTGTTCTTCCGCTGGGTCAAGCAGACGCTTCGAATCAGGCATTTTATCGGCGTCTCCGAGAACGCAGTCCGCATTCAGATCGCCATCGCCCTGATCGCGTTTCTCCTCCTGCGCATGGCCCAGCTCGCTCAAAAAGCGGTACACAGTCCCCTCGAATTTGCCCGGCTCGTCCGCACCAATCTCATGCACAGACGTCCGATCAACAACTTGCTCGAACCTCTGCAGTCCGTCCCTATCAACCAAAACCAGTTGAACCTTGGACTATACTTCCAATGA
- a CDS encoding penicillin-binding protein 1A yields the protein MRLMARLLGFLFTIGTIIFLIGVAGVAGLVWHFSKDLPDYSQLQDYEPSVMTRVHAADGSLVGEYARERRLYLPIQAVPKLVINAFLAAEDKNFYEHGGVDFSGMARAALLYVENFGSDRRPQGASTITQQVAKNFLLTNQVSFARKIKEALLATRIERTYSKDKILELYLNEIYLGAGSYGIAAAALTYFDKSVNELTVAEAAYLAALPKMPGSLNPVRNHDRAIERRNYVVDRLFENGWISKADADKARKEPIEFVSHSNSAHRFAGEYFAEEVRRELLERYGEKKLYEGGLSVHTTLDPKIQVMARKAMVAGLAKYDEAQGYRGPVSKLDMAGDWGVKLADVKSLADVSPWRMAVVLQVSDQSARIGFQPARESTGALSPDREIGLIPLDGVKWAKAVAGPSRGRTPSSVAQVLQPGDVIYADPLYRDGKPVSGQYRLEQVPEVSGALVAMEPTTGRVLAMVGGFSFDQSQFNRATQAYRQPGSSFKPIVYAAALDNGYTPSSQELAAPIEIDMGPGAGVWRPENFSASENNLGPTTLRNALRLSLNTVTVRLAQDIGMPLISEYAKRFGIYDELPNYLSYSLGTGETTVMRMVTAYSMIANGGRRVKSTLIDRIQDRYGHTIFRHDSRECIGCDAAGNWHDQPEPQLIDHRQQVLDPMTDYQITEMMEGVVQSGTAMGMRDIGKPIAGKTGTTNQAKDVWFIGFSPDLVVGLYVGYDKPRSLGSGKQAQAAFIAVPIAHDFMKLALADKPATPFKVPAGIKLVRVDPKTGMRAGPAQSAIIEPFKPGTAPPDYYSEMGDDDPDRRSLPPDAGPVMHGLY from the coding sequence ATGCGGTTGATGGCGCGATTGCTCGGTTTTCTCTTCACGATAGGCACCATCATATTTCTGATCGGCGTGGCCGGCGTGGCAGGGCTCGTCTGGCACTTCTCGAAAGACCTTCCGGATTATTCGCAATTGCAGGATTACGAACCGTCCGTGATGACGCGCGTCCATGCGGCTGACGGCTCTCTCGTCGGCGAATATGCGCGGGAACGCAGGCTCTATTTGCCGATCCAGGCCGTGCCCAAGCTGGTCATCAACGCGTTTCTCGCCGCGGAGGACAAGAACTTCTACGAGCATGGCGGCGTCGATTTCTCCGGAATGGCGCGAGCTGCGCTTCTCTATGTGGAGAATTTCGGCTCGGATCGCCGTCCGCAAGGCGCGTCCACCATTACCCAGCAGGTCGCCAAGAATTTCCTGCTGACGAATCAAGTGTCATTCGCCCGCAAGATCAAGGAGGCACTGCTGGCGACGCGCATCGAGCGCACCTATTCCAAGGACAAGATCCTCGAGCTTTATCTGAACGAGATCTATCTGGGCGCAGGCTCTTACGGCATCGCTGCGGCCGCGCTGACCTATTTCGACAAGTCCGTGAACGAGCTGACCGTCGCGGAAGCCGCCTACCTCGCGGCATTGCCCAAGATGCCCGGCAGCCTCAATCCGGTCCGCAACCACGACCGCGCGATCGAGCGTCGCAACTACGTGGTCGACCGCCTGTTCGAGAACGGCTGGATCAGCAAGGCCGATGCGGACAAAGCCCGCAAGGAGCCGATCGAATTCGTCAGTCACTCCAACAGCGCACATCGTTTCGCCGGCGAATATTTCGCCGAGGAGGTCCGGCGCGAGCTGCTCGAGCGCTACGGCGAGAAGAAACTGTATGAGGGTGGCTTGTCGGTCCACACCACCCTCGATCCGAAGATTCAGGTCATGGCACGCAAGGCCATGGTCGCCGGGCTCGCAAAATACGACGAAGCGCAGGGTTATCGCGGGCCGGTCAGCAAACTCGACATGGCCGGCGATTGGGGCGTCAAGCTGGCCGACGTGAAGTCTCTCGCCGACGTCTCGCCATGGCGGATGGCGGTGGTGCTGCAGGTCTCCGATCAGTCCGCCCGGATTGGCTTCCAACCCGCTCGCGAGTCGACCGGCGCGCTCAGCCCGGACCGCGAGATCGGCTTGATCCCGCTCGACGGCGTGAAGTGGGCCAAGGCCGTCGCGGGTCCGTCCCGTGGAAGGACCCCGTCCTCGGTGGCGCAAGTGTTGCAGCCGGGAGATGTGATCTATGCCGATCCATTGTACCGGGACGGCAAACCCGTCAGCGGTCAATACCGGCTCGAGCAAGTGCCCGAGGTATCTGGCGCACTGGTCGCGATGGAGCCCACGACGGGTCGCGTGCTGGCCATGGTGGGCGGCTTCTCGTTCGACCAGAGCCAGTTCAACCGCGCCACCCAAGCCTATCGGCAACCCGGTTCGTCGTTCAAGCCGATCGTCTATGCGGCAGCACTGGACAATGGCTACACACCATCGAGCCAGGAGCTCGCCGCACCGATCGAGATCGACATGGGACCGGGCGCCGGCGTATGGCGGCCGGAGAACTTCTCCGCGAGCGAGAACAATCTGGGGCCGACGACGCTTCGCAATGCGCTGCGGCTGTCCCTGAACACGGTGACCGTGCGCCTGGCGCAGGACATCGGCATGCCCCTGATCTCCGAATACGCCAAACGTTTCGGCATCTATGACGAACTACCGAATTACTTGTCCTATTCGCTCGGCACGGGCGAAACGACCGTCATGCGGATGGTAACGGCCTATTCCATGATCGCCAATGGCGGTCGCCGCGTGAAATCCACCTTGATCGACCGCATCCAGGACCGTTACGGTCACACCATCTTCAGGCACGACAGCCGCGAATGTATCGGCTGCGACGCCGCCGGGAATTGGCACGACCAGCCGGAGCCGCAATTGATCGACCACCGTCAGCAGGTGCTCGATCCCATGACCGACTACCAGATCACCGAGATGATGGAAGGTGTCGTCCAAAGTGGCACCGCCATGGGCATGCGTGACATCGGCAAGCCGATCGCCGGCAAAACCGGCACGACCAACCAGGCGAAGGACGTGTGGTTCATCGGCTTCTCGCCGGATCTCGTCGTCGGCCTCTATGTTGGTTACGACAAGCCGCGCAGCCTCGGCAGCGGGAAGCAGGCGCAAGCCGCGTTCATCGCGGTTCCGATCGCGCATGATTTCATGAAGCTTGCACTCGCCGACAAGCCGGCGACCCCGTTCAAGGTGCCTGCCGGGATCAAGCTCGTCCGCGTAGACCCCAAGACCGGGATGCGCGCCGGGCCTGCCCAGAGCGCAATCATCGAGCCTTTCAAACCCGGCACGGCACCGCCGGATTATTATTCGGAAATGGGCGACGACGATCCGGACCGCAGGTCACTTCCCCCGGACGCCGGACCCGTCATGCACGGACTTTACTAG
- a CDS encoding aldo/keto reductase, with translation MDNLKTQGISMPKLGLGTFRMQGDACRAAVESALSIGYRHIDTAEMYANEEVIGAALAASSVPRGELHVTTKVWHENLSPDAIRRAFDASLTKLRLDHVDLYLVHWPSKSANWGAVFETLMKLKEEGRTRAIGVANFTTALLKIAVEDIKAPIACNQVEYHAMLDQSKVLAYLRAKSIPLVAYCPLAQGRFATDPVLAEIGARHNASAAQVALKWLLDQDGVAAIPKASRRESQQANLDALKIELDDADRKKIAALPKDKRCVNPGFAPAWD, from the coding sequence ATGGACAATCTGAAAACACAGGGCATCAGCATGCCCAAGCTCGGCCTCGGCACTTTCCGCATGCAGGGCGATGCCTGCCGTGCCGCGGTCGAGAGCGCGCTGTCGATCGGTTACCGCCACATCGACACCGCCGAAATGTATGCCAACGAGGAGGTGATCGGCGCCGCGCTCGCCGCCAGCTCCGTGCCGCGTGGCGAGTTGCACGTCACGACCAAGGTCTGGCACGAGAACCTTAGCCCCGATGCGATCCGCCGCGCCTTCGACGCCAGCCTGACGAAGCTCAGGCTCGACCATGTCGATCTCTACCTGGTGCACTGGCCATCGAAATCGGCGAACTGGGGCGCGGTGTTCGAGACCCTGATGAAGCTGAAGGAGGAGGGGCGGACGCGCGCGATCGGCGTTGCCAATTTCACCACGGCGCTGCTCAAGATCGCGGTCGAGGACATCAAGGCGCCGATCGCCTGCAACCAGGTCGAATATCACGCGATGCTGGATCAATCGAAGGTGCTGGCCTATCTCAGGGCGAAGTCGATCCCGCTGGTCGCCTATTGCCCGCTGGCGCAGGGGCGTTTTGCCACGGACCCGGTGCTCGCCGAGATCGGCGCCAGGCACAATGCGAGCGCCGCGCAAGTCGCATTGAAATGGCTGCTCGACCAGGACGGCGTCGCCGCGATTCCGAAGGCCTCGCGCCGCGAGAGCCAGCAGGCCAATCTCGACGCACTGAAGATCGAGCTGGACGATGCCGACCGCAAGAAGATCGCCGCGCTGCCGAAGGACAAGCGTTGCGTCAATCCGGGCTTTGCGCCCGCCTGGGACTAG
- a CDS encoding winged helix-turn-helix transcriptional regulator, giving the protein MKWDTLDEEPCSLARTVAVVGDRWTLLILRECFLRVRRFEAFQSSLQITRHLLSERLKKLVRFGILRRVPYSEAPKRYEYILTQKGLDLYPVIMAMVHWGDTHMGDERGRPLLHEHKSCGKLFDPVMVCSECGEVLHARQVHVHAGPGQREAIA; this is encoded by the coding sequence ATGAAATGGGACACGCTGGACGAGGAGCCCTGCTCGCTCGCCCGCACCGTCGCCGTGGTCGGCGACCGCTGGACGCTTCTCATCCTGCGCGAATGTTTTTTGCGCGTGCGACGCTTCGAGGCGTTTCAGTCCTCGCTGCAGATCACCCGGCACCTGCTCTCGGAGCGGCTGAAGAAGCTGGTGCGTTTCGGCATCCTGCGCCGCGTCCCCTATTCCGAGGCGCCGAAGCGCTACGAATACATCCTCACGCAGAAAGGCCTCGACCTCTATCCCGTGATCATGGCGATGGTGCATTGGGGCGACACCCACATGGGCGACGAGCGCGGCCGCCCGTTGCTGCACGAGCACAAGAGTTGCGGCAAGCTGTTCGACCCGGTCATGGTCTGCTCCGAATGCGGCGAGGTACTGCATGCCAGGCAGGTGCATGTGCATGCGGGGCCGGGGCAACGGGAGGCAATTGCATAA
- a CDS encoding DHA2 family efflux MFS transporter permease subunit, with protein MTDATRHDASTGAWSPERSAAGGHNPYLIAFVVSIATFMEVLDTTIANVALRHIAGALAVGIDESTYVITSYLVANAIVLSISGWLSTVIGRKRFYMMCVATFTVSSLLCGFAWNLQSLVLFRILQGLGGGGMATSEQAILADSFPPQKRGQAFAIYGVAVVVAPVIGPTLGGWITDTYSWHWVFLINVPMGLLSLFLVGTLVKEPSGAEEEREKLLSKGLRVDYIGFLLVAIGLGSLEYVLDEGQRNDWFGSNLIVAFAVLSAVSLLALIPWELTREDPIVDIRLLGRRQFGACFLVMLGTGAVLISTTQLLPQLLQTELNYTALLAGLALSPGGIATLMLMPVVGRLVGTVQPKYLIMFGAAVVAFSMWHLTGLNGDITYGYAALARIFLAIGLPFLFLPVTTASYDGVPPDKTNQASALINVARNIGGSMGVALAQTILAQRQQFHQSRLIERAAPSDLGYQQTIDAMTRYFQAQGSNASDAASQAVAWVGKTLQQQVDFLAYIDVFWTLAIIAVLMIPTAAVLRPINLGAPARGH; from the coding sequence ATGACGGACGCCACGCGACACGACGCGTCCACGGGTGCCTGGTCGCCGGAGCGCTCGGCGGCCGGCGGGCATAATCCTTATCTCATTGCCTTCGTGGTTTCGATCGCGACCTTCATGGAAGTGCTCGACACCACCATCGCCAATGTCGCGCTGCGCCACATCGCCGGCGCGCTCGCGGTCGGCATCGACGAGAGCACCTACGTCATCACCAGCTACCTCGTCGCCAACGCCATCGTGCTGTCGATCTCCGGCTGGCTGTCGACCGTGATCGGCCGCAAGCGCTTCTACATGATGTGCGTGGCGACCTTCACGGTGTCTTCGCTGCTGTGCGGCTTCGCCTGGAATTTGCAGTCGCTGGTATTGTTTCGCATCTTGCAGGGGCTCGGCGGCGGCGGCATGGCCACCAGCGAGCAGGCGATCCTCGCCGACTCTTTCCCGCCGCAGAAGCGCGGACAGGCCTTCGCGATCTACGGCGTCGCGGTGGTCGTCGCACCGGTGATCGGGCCGACGCTCGGCGGCTGGATCACCGATACCTACAGCTGGCACTGGGTGTTCCTGATCAATGTGCCGATGGGACTGCTCTCGCTGTTCCTGGTCGGGACGCTGGTCAAGGAGCCGTCGGGCGCGGAGGAGGAGCGGGAGAAGCTGCTGAGCAAGGGCTTGCGCGTCGACTACATCGGATTTCTTCTCGTCGCGATCGGGCTCGGCTCGCTCGAATACGTGCTCGATGAAGGCCAGCGCAACGACTGGTTCGGCTCCAACTTGATCGTCGCCTTCGCGGTGCTGTCGGCCGTGTCGCTGCTCGCGCTGATCCCGTGGGAGCTGACGCGCGAGGATCCCATTGTCGACATCCGGCTGCTCGGCCGGCGGCAGTTCGGCGCCTGCTTCCTGGTCATGCTCGGCACCGGTGCGGTGCTGATCTCGACCACGCAGCTTCTCCCGCAACTGCTTCAGACCGAGCTGAATTATACGGCGCTGCTGGCGGGGCTCGCTCTGTCGCCCGGCGGCATCGCAACGCTGATGCTGATGCCGGTCGTCGGCCGCCTGGTCGGCACGGTGCAGCCGAAATATCTCATCATGTTCGGCGCCGCGGTCGTGGCATTCTCGATGTGGCATCTGACCGGGCTCAATGGCGACATCACCTACGGCTACGCGGCGCTGGCCCGCATCTTTCTCGCCATCGGCCTTCCCTTCCTGTTCCTGCCGGTGACGACGGCCTCCTATGACGGCGTGCCGCCCGACAAGACCAACCAGGCCTCCGCGCTGATCAACGTCGCCCGCAACATCGGTGGCTCCATGGGTGTGGCGCTGGCGCAGACGATCCTGGCGCAGCGCCAGCAATTCCATCAGAGCCGCTTGATCGAGCGCGCCGCACCATCCGACCTCGGCTACCAGCAGACCATCGACGCGATGACGCGCTACTTCCAGGCCCAGGGCTCCAATGCCAGCGATGCGGCGTCGCAGGCGGTCGCCTGGGTCGGCAAAACCCTCCAGCAGCAGGTCGACTTCCTCGCTTACATCGACGTGTTCTGGACGCTTGCGATCATCGCCGTGCTGATGATTCCGACCGCAGCCGTGCTGCGCCCGATCAATCTCGGCGCGCCGGCGCGGGGGCACTAA
- a CDS encoding CBS domain-containing protein produces the protein MTRYPAAPMRGPCGIGAVLTRPVISTILIEMGQDRTHEGRSMSTVKGALAQKRGALIHVRSGDMVVEALRQMRDNRVRSVLVIDDDKLVGIVTQGDCAIKVLLPGLDAKQTPVGQVMTGNPVTIKPDDPLDACMAVMAARGFRHLPVLDAGKVVGVISIGDVVKNIIRDLEHNVDDLMGYIMKDGPGG, from the coding sequence GTGACCCGTTACCCCGCTGCCCCCATGCGGGGTCCCTGCGGCATCGGCGCGGTGCTGACGAGACCAGTTATTTCGACTATCCTTATCGAGATGGGCCAGGACAGGACCCACGAGGGCAGATCGATGAGCACGGTAAAAGGCGCTCTGGCACAGAAGCGTGGCGCTCTGATCCATGTACGTTCCGGCGACATGGTCGTCGAAGCCTTGCGCCAGATGCGCGACAACCGGGTCCGCTCGGTGCTGGTCATCGACGACGACAAGCTGGTCGGTATCGTGACCCAGGGTGATTGCGCCATCAAGGTGCTGCTGCCCGGGCTCGACGCGAAGCAGACGCCGGTGGGCCAGGTGATGACGGGCAACCCGGTGACGATCAAGCCGGACGATCCGCTGGACGCCTGCATGGCAGTGATGGCTGCGCGCGGTTTTCGTCACCTGCCGGTGCTGGATGCGGGCAAGGTCGTGGGCGTGATCTCGATCGGAGACGTCGTCAAGAACATCATCCGGGATTTGGAGCACAACGTGGACGACCTGATGGGTTACATCATGAAGGACGGTCCCGGGGGCTGA
- a CDS encoding alkaline phosphatase D family protein: protein MATLRASRAWTRRQFLVRSTSSLAIASLAKPGISRAADRPQIAGGIQSGDISDGSAVIWARADRPARMQVECSTVESFKTIIASASRDALPDADFTAKLQLGDLPPGQDIFYRVRFDDIATGIPGESRVGHFRTAPAAGESISFLWSGDVAGQGWGIDISRGGYRSYRTMLDLRPDFFIHSGDHIYADCTIPSEQKLPNGETWRNVVTEEKSEVAHTLAQFRGNYKYNHLDEHFRAFHAEVPMFAQWDDHEVTNDWSPTGSYDAAGYEDDGTPRLVARARRAFFDFMPIRDIGARQGRVYRKISYGPLLDVFLIDMRSYRDETWNKGRDQRGWILGAAQLAWLKRELAASRATWKVIAADLPIGLISLDAVALGDGPPDRREHEIADLLAAIKRAGIRNIVWLTADMHYTAAHYYDPNKAQFQDFEPFWEFVSGPLHAGTWGPGELDNTFGPTAMYRNGCSEAQGENLAPCFGLQFFGRVDIDGASGVMTVTLKDVDNRDLWSVDIVPQARPALVAQHS, encoded by the coding sequence ATGGCAACGCTCCGCGCCTCGCGCGCATGGACCCGGCGGCAGTTCCTGGTCCGCTCCACATCCTCTCTCGCCATCGCCTCGCTCGCAAAGCCCGGCATCAGCCGCGCCGCTGATCGTCCGCAGATCGCGGGCGGCATCCAGTCCGGCGATATCTCGGACGGCTCCGCCGTGATCTGGGCGCGCGCCGACCGGCCCGCGCGGATGCAGGTGGAGTGTTCGACCGTCGAGAGTTTCAAAACCATCATCGCATCTGCGTCGCGTGATGCTCTGCCCGATGCCGACTTCACCGCAAAGCTGCAGCTCGGCGATCTGCCGCCCGGGCAGGACATCTTCTATCGCGTCCGCTTCGACGACATCGCGACCGGCATCCCAGGCGAAAGCCGCGTCGGTCATTTCCGCACCGCGCCCGCCGCCGGCGAGTCGATCTCGTTCCTGTGGTCGGGCGACGTCGCGGGGCAGGGCTGGGGCATCGACATCTCCCGCGGCGGCTATCGCAGCTATCGCACCATGCTGGACCTCAGGCCGGATTTCTTCATCCATTCCGGCGACCACATCTATGCCGACTGCACCATTCCGTCTGAGCAGAAGCTGCCGAACGGCGAGACCTGGCGCAACGTCGTGACCGAGGAGAAGTCGGAGGTCGCGCACACGCTGGCGCAGTTCCGCGGCAACTACAAATACAATCATCTCGACGAGCATTTCCGTGCCTTCCACGCCGAGGTGCCGATGTTCGCGCAATGGGACGATCACGAGGTCACCAACGACTGGTCGCCGACCGGCAGCTACGACGCTGCCGGCTATGAGGACGACGGCACGCCGCGCCTGGTCGCGCGCGCCCGCCGGGCCTTCTTCGACTTCATGCCGATCCGCGACATCGGCGCGCGGCAGGGCCGCGTCTATCGCAAGATCTCTTATGGCCCGCTCCTCGATGTCTTCCTGATCGACATGCGCAGCTACCGCGACGAGACCTGGAACAAGGGCAGGGATCAGCGTGGCTGGATTCTTGGCGCCGCGCAGCTCGCCTGGCTGAAGCGCGAGCTCGCCGCCTCGCGCGCGACCTGGAAGGTGATCGCGGCGGATCTGCCGATCGGCCTGATCAGCCTCGATGCCGTCGCGCTCGGCGACGGCCCGCCCGATCGGCGCGAGCACGAGATCGCCGATCTGCTGGCCGCGATCAAGCGCGCGGGTATCCGCAACATCGTCTGGCTCACCGCCGACATGCACTACACCGCGGCGCACTACTACGATCCGAACAAGGCGCAATTCCAGGATTTCGAGCCGTTCTGGGAGTTCGTCTCCGGTCCTCTCCACGCCGGCACCTGGGGCCCCGGCGAGCTCGACAACACGTTCGGCCCCACGGCGATGTACCGGAATGGCTGCAGCGAGGCCCAGGGCGAGAATCTCGCACCCTGCTTCGGCCTGCAGTTCTTCGGCCGGGTCGACATCGACGGCGCCAGCGGCGTGATGACGGTGACCCTGAAAGACGTCGACAACCGCGACCTCTGGTCGGTGGACATCGTGCCTCAGGCGCGGCCGGCGTTGGTGGCGCAGCATTCGTGA
- a CDS encoding NAD(P)H-dependent flavin oxidoreductase: protein MKTAITELFGIEHPIIQGGMHFVGFAELAAAVSNAGGLGIITGLTQKTPELLAKEIARCRDMTDKPFGVNLTFLPTFAAPPYPEYIAAIVEGGIKAVETAGRSPEAYMPALKAAGIKVIHKCTSVRHSLKAERIGCDAVSVDGFECGGHPGEDDIPNMILLPRAAEELKIPFVASGGMADGRSLVAALSLGASGMNMGTRFIATKEAPVHQNVKNALVAATELDTRLIMRSLRNTERVLKNANVDRLLEIEHAKGDKLTIDDIHDQVAGVYPRIMLEGQMDAGAWSCGMVAGLIHDIPSCKELIDRIMTEAEQIIRSRLIGFLDGTGTTRKVA from the coding sequence GTGAAGACCGCGATCACCGAACTGTTCGGCATCGAGCACCCCATCATCCAGGGCGGCATGCATTTCGTCGGCTTTGCGGAGCTTGCCGCCGCCGTCTCCAATGCCGGCGGGCTCGGCATCATCACCGGTCTGACGCAGAAGACGCCGGAGCTGCTGGCCAAGGAAATCGCGCGCTGTCGCGACATGACCGACAAGCCGTTCGGCGTGAACCTCACCTTCCTGCCGACCTTCGCGGCGCCGCCCTATCCGGAATACATCGCCGCCATCGTCGAGGGCGGCATCAAGGCGGTGGAGACCGCGGGCCGCAGCCCGGAAGCATACATGCCGGCGCTGAAGGCCGCCGGCATCAAGGTGATCCACAAATGCACCTCGGTGCGTCATTCGCTGAAGGCCGAACGCATCGGCTGCGACGCCGTCAGCGTCGACGGCTTCGAGTGCGGCGGCCATCCCGGCGAGGACGACATTCCCAACATGATCCTGCTGCCGCGCGCAGCGGAGGAATTGAAGATCCCGTTCGTGGCCTCCGGCGGCATGGCCGACGGGCGCAGCCTGGTCGCGGCGCTGTCGCTGGGCGCATCGGGCATGAACATGGGCACGCGTTTCATCGCCACCAAGGAAGCGCCAGTGCATCAGAACGTGAAGAACGCGCTGGTCGCGGCGACCGAGCTCGACACCCGCCTGATCATGCGGTCCTTGCGCAACACCGAGCGCGTGCTGAAGAACGCCAATGTCGACCGCCTGCTCGAGATCGAGCATGCCAAGGGCGACAAGCTCACCATCGACGACATCCACGACCAGGTCGCGGGCGTCTATCCCAGGATCATGCTGGAGGGGCAGATGGATGCCGGCGCCTGGAGCTGCGGCATGGTCGCGGGTCTGATCCACGACATCCCCTCCTGCAAGGAACTCATCGATCGCATCATGACCGAGGCGGAACAAATCATCCGCAGCAGGCTGATCGGGTTCCTCGACGGGACGGGTACGACGCGAAAGGTCGCCTGA